A part of Ziziphus jujuba cultivar Dongzao chromosome 8, ASM3175591v1 genomic DNA contains:
- the LOC107413830 gene encoding ras-related protein RABF1 isoform X1: protein MGCSSSLPDRSSGRLVGTNSENGGAPDAKNIRVKLVLLGDSGVGKSCIVLRFVRGQFDPTSKVTVGASFLSQTIALQDSTTVKFEIWDTAGQERYAALAPLYYRGAAVAVVVYDITSPDSFAKAQYWVKELQKHGSPDIIMALVGNKADLHEKREVSVQDGIECAEKNGMFFIETSAKTADNINQLFEEIAKRLPRPTTS from the exons ATGGGTTGCTCCTCCTCTCTTCCAG ATAGGAGTTCTGGACGGTTGGTTGGAACGAATTCAGAGAACGGTGGAGCCCCCGACGCCAAAAATATACGCGTCAAG CTGGTTCTGTTGGGTGATTCTGGAGTCGGTAAAAGCTGCATTGTTCTTCGTTTTGTTCGTGGTCAATTTGATCCTACATCCAAG GTTACTGTTGGAGCTTCATTCTTGTCACAGACAATTGCTTTGCAAGACTCTACAACAGTTAAGTTTGAAATTTGGGACACTGCTGGCCAGGAGAG ATATGCTGCACTGGCTCCCCTTTACTACCGAGGTGCAGCTGTTGCAGTTGTTGTGTATGATATAACAAGCCCAGACTCCTTTGCGAAAGCGCAGTATTGGGTGAAG gagctgcaaaaacatgGGAGCCCTGATATTATTATGGCCTTGGTTGGTAATAAAGCTGATTTGCATGAGAAGAGAGAAGTATCTGTTCAA GATGGCATTGAATGTGCGGAAAAGAATGGGATGTTCTTCATTGAAACATCTGCAAAGACAGCAGATAATATTAATCAGCTGTTTGAG GAAATTGCCAAACGACTACCTCGCCCAACTACTTCGTGA
- the LOC107413830 gene encoding ras-related protein RABF1 isoform X2, producing MLLSTSNSRHLIGQLVLLGDSGVGKSCIVLRFVRGQFDPTSKVTVGASFLSQTIALQDSTTVKFEIWDTAGQERYAALAPLYYRGAAVAVVVYDITSPDSFAKAQYWVKELQKHGSPDIIMALVGNKADLHEKREVSVQDGIECAEKNGMFFIETSAKTADNINQLFEEIAKRLPRPTTS from the exons ATGCTATTGTCGACATCAAATTCAAGGCATCTAATCGGTCAA CTGGTTCTGTTGGGTGATTCTGGAGTCGGTAAAAGCTGCATTGTTCTTCGTTTTGTTCGTGGTCAATTTGATCCTACATCCAAG GTTACTGTTGGAGCTTCATTCTTGTCACAGACAATTGCTTTGCAAGACTCTACAACAGTTAAGTTTGAAATTTGGGACACTGCTGGCCAGGAGAG ATATGCTGCACTGGCTCCCCTTTACTACCGAGGTGCAGCTGTTGCAGTTGTTGTGTATGATATAACAAGCCCAGACTCCTTTGCGAAAGCGCAGTATTGGGTGAAG gagctgcaaaaacatgGGAGCCCTGATATTATTATGGCCTTGGTTGGTAATAAAGCTGATTTGCATGAGAAGAGAGAAGTATCTGTTCAA GATGGCATTGAATGTGCGGAAAAGAATGGGATGTTCTTCATTGAAACATCTGCAAAGACAGCAGATAATATTAATCAGCTGTTTGAG GAAATTGCCAAACGACTACCTCGCCCAACTACTTCGTGA